A DNA window from Patescibacteria group bacterium contains the following coding sequences:
- a CDS encoding glycosyltransferase, with the protein MPAENATTLSYIITTKNKLPYLKESMERLLQHVKNDEEIIVADGASTDGTKEFLSDLKRTGKIKYFVSEPDFGESHGLNKLLFVARGVLITVITDDDVFHYPAIEACKKFMLSETQVDMVSTEGGFKNQNITTGVRPLGYEQNYRQWQKDRTPFSFCGLGTMIRRSSLPLLGLWDPSFRRADAEFSLRVTAGKANIAWYTGYSFVNISNPQSVSLVYMKKIKDETDRLNKFYLNKNPDSFIVEKLKVLRNKIRSGFFGKKPSSAAFQAQWPKLSADALKWLEEMNATGNPEFLWNK; encoded by the coding sequence ATGCCTGCAGAGAATGCTACAACCCTTTCATATATAATTACTACTAAGAACAAGCTCCCCTATCTCAAAGAGTCCATGGAGAGGTTATTGCAACACGTCAAAAACGATGAGGAAATCATTGTTGCCGATGGTGCAAGTACTGATGGCACGAAAGAATTCCTTAGCGACCTTAAAAGGACTGGTAAAATAAAATATTTTGTATCTGAACCGGATTTTGGCGAATCACACGGCTTGAATAAACTTCTATTCGTAGCGCGCGGTGTGCTTATTACAGTAATCACCGATGATGACGTTTTCCACTATCCTGCCATAGAGGCATGCAAGAAATTCATGCTTTCGGAGACCCAAGTAGATATGGTAAGTACCGAGGGTGGTTTTAAGAACCAAAACATAACCACCGGCGTCAGGCCGCTTGGTTATGAGCAGAACTATCGGCAATGGCAAAAAGATCGTACACCATTTTCTTTTTGCGGGCTAGGCACCATGATTCGCAGATCATCACTTCCCCTCTTGGGATTATGGGATCCGTCATTTCGGCGTGCTGATGCAGAATTTTCGTTACGAGTTACCGCCGGCAAGGCAAACATTGCTTGGTATACCGGCTATTCGTTCGTAAACATAAGCAACCCGCAAAGTGTCAGCTTGGTGTATATGAAAAAGATAAAGGATGAGACTGATCGTTTGAATAAATTTTACTTAAATAAAAACCCTGATTCGTTTATTGTTGAAAAATTAAAAGTTCTTCGCAATAAAATTCGGAGTGGTTTTTTCGGGAAAAAGCCCTCATCAGCCGCCTTTCAAGCACAGTGGCCGAAACTCTCTGCCGACGCTCTCAAGTGGCTTGAAGAGATGAATGCGACAGGAAATCCAGAATTTCTTTGGAACAAATAA
- a CDS encoding acyltransferase: MVFNQPLKSQDGEIMNSPQYDKALLKSVGDDVFISSAVEIRRPHLVSIGNHVAIDSGFYLTTALETNDHIHIGPYVSIIGGREGKLTLGRFTNIAAKSTIICASDAYLGEGLITAPGVPEEMRDRLVVEPIVFENFANVGANVTILPGVTLAEGCVIGACSFVPRGTKTEPWTIYAGNPIKPIKKRSKEKMLQYAKELGYL, encoded by the coding sequence ATGGTCTTTAATCAACCGCTTAAATCTCAGGATGGAGAAATCATGAACTCACCGCAATATGACAAGGCGCTGCTCAAGTCAGTCGGCGACGACGTATTCATAAGCAGTGCTGTGGAGATTCGCAGACCTCATTTGGTCTCAATAGGAAACCATGTTGCCATTGACAGTGGGTTCTACCTCACTACGGCACTGGAAACGAACGACCACATCCACATTGGTCCTTATGTAAGTATTATCGGTGGCAGAGAAGGTAAGCTCACGTTAGGCCGCTTCACTAATATCGCTGCCAAAAGCACGATTATCTGTGCTTCTGATGCATACCTTGGTGAAGGGCTGATCACGGCTCCCGGCGTACCGGAAGAAATGCGTGACCGTCTGGTTGTTGAGCCGATTGTCTTTGAAAATTTTGCTAATGTTGGCGCGAATGTCACTATACTTCCCGGAGTAACCCTCGCGGAAGGGTGCGTTATCGGCGCTTGTTCATTCGTACCCCGAGGCACCAAAACCGAGCCGTGGACTATTTATGCCGGTAATCCCATCAAGCCAATCAAAAAACGGTCGAAGGAAAAAATGCTCCAGTACGCAAAAGAATTGGGGTATCTCTAG
- a CDS encoding glycosyltransferase, which translates to MRQEIQNFFGTNNMPFTDSFFSPYRVYARKLKRRFRGKVTLQPLSRPKGAVLLSYVTHPFTIQKEELDRSPHTNPWECLIIAEILLERGFAVDVIDWTNTTFIPKKDYTAVIDVNQNLERLAPFLDEKCVKIFYITGAHWLYQNEAEQKRLKELKERRGCMLEPRRQMNPSNNIEYADYATALGNGFAQDTFSYAKKDIVNIPLLSVAQFPSPERKDFKNIKKNFVWIGGGGAVHKGLDRALEAFARMPEYKLTICGPVAAEKDFTECYKKELYETPNIKLMGRIDVRGEQFKKIVNDSVGLIYPSCSEGQTGSVITGLHAGLIPIITRQSGVDAEPFGIELKTASVEEITDAVKRIAALTDDELRSRSLAVWHYAQKHHTKEQFKESYASFMDKVMKERKI; encoded by the coding sequence ATGCGACAGGAAATCCAGAATTTCTTTGGAACAAATAACATGCCTTTTACCGACTCATTTTTTTCCCCATACCGCGTCTACGCGCGTAAACTAAAACGACGTTTTCGCGGCAAGGTGACGCTCCAACCACTATCTCGTCCCAAAGGCGCGGTACTACTCTCCTACGTTACTCACCCTTTCACTATACAAAAGGAAGAACTTGACCGGAGTCCGCACACCAATCCATGGGAATGTCTTATCATCGCCGAGATTCTTCTTGAGCGAGGATTTGCGGTTGATGTTATTGATTGGACCAACACAACATTCATTCCTAAAAAAGATTATACGGCAGTGATTGATGTCAATCAGAATCTGGAACGACTGGCGCCGTTTCTCGATGAGAAGTGTGTAAAAATTTTCTACATCACGGGCGCGCACTGGCTCTATCAGAATGAAGCGGAGCAGAAACGTCTGAAAGAACTGAAAGAAAGGCGCGGGTGCATGCTGGAACCGCGGAGGCAAATGAACCCGTCAAATAATATTGAATATGCCGATTATGCCACGGCGCTTGGCAACGGATTCGCTCAAGACACCTTCTCGTACGCAAAGAAAGACATCGTGAATATCCCCCTCCTTTCGGTTGCGCAATTTCCATCGCCGGAACGAAAAGATTTTAAAAACATCAAAAAGAATTTTGTCTGGATAGGCGGCGGTGGCGCGGTACACAAGGGGCTCGACCGCGCGCTTGAAGCATTCGCACGCATGCCCGAATACAAGCTTACGATATGCGGACCCGTTGCCGCCGAGAAAGATTTTACGGAGTGTTATAAGAAGGAGTTGTACGAAACGCCTAACATTAAACTAATGGGACGTATTGATGTACGAGGCGAACAATTCAAAAAAATCGTTAATGATTCGGTTGGATTAATCTACCCGTCGTGTTCAGAGGGCCAAACTGGCAGCGTAATAACCGGTCTTCACGCCGGTCTTATTCCCATTATCACCCGGCAATCCGGAGTAGATGCGGAACCTTTCGGTATAGAGCTAAAAACAGCCTCTGTCGAAGAAATTACTGACGCGGTAAAACGGATTGCCGCGCTTACCGATGATGAATTGAGATCACGATCTTTGGCTGTATGGCACTACGCGC